GAAATATATTAGTAGAGAACATGGGAAAATACCTCAGAGCCACACGATATTTCTGACCTAACTTCTCAAGCTCTGCCATTACACAATCCGTGATACAAGGAGTGCCTATAAATTCAAAAGATACGCAAGTTGTTATAAAACAGACGAGAAACTGAATGATGGCACACTCCCCAGCATTCATTGTacagaaaaccaaaatgatactttgGCGACCATTATAAACCACCAACAGAGGAGTGTCTGCAATCAAGACGAGGTACAGATTTCTTGTATTGAAATTCAAGATTCAAAACCAGTTCCCCATAAacatttaatacaaaaaagtgAATAAACGAGTGATTGAAGACTCACACTTTGCGTATAGGCAATCCATCATTGCCTTCTCCAAATCCAACTGCATaaagtgaaagtgaaagtgaaaaacaGAAGTTAAACTATGCCCAATACATACAGCTTCTAACTAGAGCTTTGGCTCatcaaaaagaacaaaacgaGCTTAAACTTATCAAAGACCATGCATCAAGATTTTGCAACTATAACTATAGAGATGCTTAAGATGTTTCATtcaccaataaataaataaaatccagGTAAGACGGCTATATGCATGGTATTGAACACTCACCTTATTCTGAATAGAGAAATTGATGAAGTTAGTATCGACCAAAACCCGGTAAGGCGGCCCCAAAGCAGTGTTGTATTTGAAGAAAAGCGCCGACGAAACATTTGGCCTAAATTACAAAGACAATATAATTATGCCCAAACCAAtaaacaaaagcaacaaattgaaaaagacTTGATAAAAAAACTTACACATTTCTTGGTAGCTTTTCTTTGGTGAGATCTTTCTTGTTTGGGTTCAGAACCTCCTCTTTGTAGCTGAATTTAAAACGTATGACAAAAAAGATTGAACTGATAAAGTTTCCTATGAAGAAATCGAAGAAATAAACACAAATAagaaatattttatcaaaagGCTCACCTTTTAATTGCTTTGGAGGTAACCACCTTCTTCATGACTGCGAACTTAGGGCCTTTGCGTGCCCTCCCCATCTCTTTGTTGATCACAGAGCAAAACAAGCTTGCAAATTTGGGATTGCGCAGAACCCTAAAACCTTTTACTTTGTCCCCAATAAACCCTACGGAAACCaacaaatagagagagagctcaACTTCGCACTTGGGTCGGTTAGTCTGGCTGGGCAGACAGGAAGAAGGACAAGACGACGACAATAATTGCTTTAGCCGCAATTTGGGCTATGAATCTGTAACAGGCCTGGTTGAGTCCAGGCCCAACACTACCTCGGCTTGGGTTTTATAGCTAAACATTTTTTTACAGGCTTTGGATTACATCGTTTGGTCAATATATTTTAGTGTGAGAATTTACGAATCCCATCGAAATTCAATGATTGACTTGAAGTAAAGGATCGCCTTCATCTTCCGatggtgttttcttttttcttttctgacaCTAATTTCCTTAATTTGATCTAATGTCATGTGATTCaaattttggttgttttgcAAGGAAACTTGTAGTTTAAATGATTAAAAGATTAGTGTGATCGAAATTCAAGGCAAATGgaagattattattattattattattgaaaatCGTACACTCTAAAGATTGTGCTATAATAATAACTTTATATAAGATGATAAGCTTAAGATTTTGACATCATCAacttttattataattaaaaacgaTGAAAGAGCATTACTGctttattttacttattttaagCCTTCTGATAGTCAGGGCTGAAGTTACACACTGCCTCGAATTTGAGAACTATAGCCACTCTTGTCATCGTTGAACTTATCATAGAGCATGACACCTCCATACTTGGGAGATCCCTTAACAAAAGGCAACACTTGGTTTTTCAGATCATTTGGATTCACAAAGCCACTGCCAGCAGCTTGGCGGGAAGCCGGAAGCCCAACGAAGAACTGGCCGGCTTTTATGGAGGAGGTCCATTTGTTCCATGAGTTCTTGAAGGCATTGGGGTTGCTggtggtaaattcacattgaGGGTTGTTGTAGAATTGAACCCAAACATAGTCAAAGAGGCCGGTGGACAAGGCGCCATTGAGATACTGGTCAGGAAATGGGCATTGTGGTGCTGCACTTAAGTAGATTTTTTTGCCTCTTTTGCCGTAGTCAGACAACCTCCTAGCAAGTGCATCATAGTGAGGTCCACCTTTCTCGATGTCGAAATCTATTCCGTCCAAAACGGCGCTGCCTAGAGGCCTTGAGTTTGATTGGCCCCCTAAGAAGTTGTTCCATAGGTAGTCTGCTACACTGTTAGCATCAGCATCAGATGACAGTCCATAGTTCCCTGCGCCGCCACCGATCGAAAGCAAGACCTTGATGCCTTTGCTTTGGCAGTTTTTGATGCCAGCCCCCACTCCTTGGCAGCCGTTTGATGCTGGGTTACAGTGGCCAGCTAAGTTGATTTCAGGTTTTTGGCCATTGCcaaattttgagagaaatcctaTGTTTACAATTCGATATTTTCCAGTGTTACATGTGTCTGTGAGTGAGCCTTCACCACCATTTTGACCCCAATAAACCACAACGACTCCGGCATAGGATTGGGAAAACAAGGCTGGGAGAAGTAGTAGGAAGATAGTGAGAGCTTGAGaacaaaacttggtgaacaagGCTGCCATAGTTGTTGTGTTATGAGTTTGATGCCAAAGGCTCGTGCGGGATTAATCTATTTATAGACTTTGCAGGATCTGATTTCTTAGTCAATTTTGTGCAAACAGGTTTATTGTGTTCTTGCCAAACATATCTAATAATTACTAAGGAGAAAAGTATACAAGTTAGATAACACTATTCAGACATAGAAGGATTTTTTTGGAGTTTGATCCGCATTATGccaaactaaaaaattatattatccTAGCTAGTGGTAACAAAAGCAAGGTTGAATTACTAAACATATTGAGATGGATTTTTCAACTTTCTCAAACATATTTGGCAATTGCCATTGCAAGATTTAATTTTCCATCTAAACAAGACAATGTGAACAGATCATGTGCTTGACTTGAAGTCAAGCAAGCATACAGTAACTGCTAGGAACCACCTAGCTAGCTGGTGGTAGGTGGTTCTTTCGTCCTTTACCAAACTTTTCCACAGATTGACGTAAATGGACACACTTTTGGCTTTACTGGTCAAGAGTGCTAGCTAAGACGTACCTGCTCGGCTACTAGGGGATAGCATATCTATCAGCAGGAACTGGATAAGATGTGCTTTTGTTTGGGTCTGAGGATAAGATATGCTTAGACTTGAAGTCAAGAGCGCACCACATAGGGACCGACCCGAGATTTTAAATTGAGATATGCTAAATTTACATTACGCCCAAATTTATTAAGAATTAATAACATTGATTACAAAAATATATCATAATCAAAAGGACATAATGAGCTTTACCCCTCAATCTAatacctatattttttttatttttttacgtgCAGGAGTGCGAGAAGTGAACGATGAGTTTtctaccaaaaaagaaaatgggggTTGTTTTTGACCGAAAAAGGTGGGTTGTTTGTATTTTGCCTTTGCCCCtttttgtactaaaaaaaataataataataaaaagatgaaGCGTTTAGGGTTGAGGTAACTTACCTTGACTTATTAGTTAATATTTATAGTGtaaaattacataaaaaaagaaaaaatccaaaacaaaacggAGTGACCATatcctttttgttctttgtagTGTGCTCTGCTGTGCTCAGTGGAAAGTCACAGACTCATAGGTATCCACGACCAATAAAAAAGTGGCATGCATGAATGTCCACTGAGTGAGCttgttatattaatttaggcTGAAAATAGAGAGACTACCTGGGCCATAACCCAAGTTAGCCAAAGGGTAGGTCTGTCCCTGGAACCACAGGCTTTGCCATCACCtaacatatatatgtgtattaGGATATAATAATTCAGAGTAGTTTATTGTTCTCTCTAAGAgcgtatttatatattaatgaaaaGGTGTGAAAGCTACAACATGTGAGCTTTTGTCCTCGATCGTTCACTTAACTTTGCCAGAGACTCAAGTCATCGTGCTAAGCCGTATCTACTAGGCTACTAGGAAACATAACAGACAATATTAATGAAAAGGATCGAAGACGGTTTTCTATAAAAACTTCATATATGGAtggaaagaaataataaacCATTTAACAACATATCAATGTCTCTCATCAGCCTCACAAATTAAACAACTCTCATGGAGAGGATTAAGAAGCCTGCCGTGATCCAAGTTCCTAAATCCAATAACTTAAGCTATGTATATATGCACCAAATGTCTCTCTAAGACAATTTGatttcaataatatatattttcctaaTAACAACAGGCTTTTGAGTTATGATGAAGTCCAAATCTTTCTTTGCATTATATATTCTTGCTTTTGTGATCAGAAACAATTAACAAAAGAATATTGTTACAGTAGAGCTAGCAGTGAATTGCTTAGATTAAAATGTGTATACGAACTAATTccaatgataaaaaaaataactaacaaatttctataaataaataaataaatactaatTCCAATGATCTCATCATTACACATGTGTGTCTTTCTtgaaatgtttatttttttttggcaataaAAAAGGGTTTTAACTTGTAGACTAGTGGTTTCAAGTTCGAACCTCTATAAcaatgtgtgtgtgaaaaacaTCCCCCTCTCCTTTTAGTTTAGATCATCTCTTGTTTataattattagttttttttttttaatacaaatgatattatactttaatttaatctaaactacTTGGAGAGGGATTCGAACTCAAAGAGGGTGGGGTGGGAAGCACATACACTATAGCCAACTTGACTAAGTTCATGTCTGCAAACTATAgcttatattaatatatatatatatatattattttttcgtGTTAATTCTTTCTTTGTCGTTAAAGAGCTCATAGATCCCTAGAGGGCCCTACatggaaaatggaaaactTTGGGCTTTGTGGTTATTTCGGTCTTAACTGGCAGGCTTAGT
Above is a window of Prunus persica cultivar Lovell chromosome G2, Prunus_persica_NCBIv2, whole genome shotgun sequence DNA encoding:
- the LOC18785251 gene encoding rRNA-processing protein FCF1 homolog, which translates into the protein MGRARKGPKFAVMKKVVTSKAIKSYKEEVLNPNKKDLTKEKLPRNVPNVSSALFFKYNTALGPPYRVLVDTNFINFSIQNKLDLEKAMMDCLYAKCTPCITDCVMAELEKLGQKYRVALRIAKDPRFERLPCTHKGTYADDCLVERVTQHKCYIVATCDRDLKRRIRKIPGVPIMYITQHKYSIERLPEATIGGAPRF
- the LOC18785032 gene encoding acidic endochitinase, yielding MAALFTKFCSQALTIFLLLLPALFSQSYAGVVVVYWGQNGGEGSLTDTCNTGKYRIVNIGFLSKFGNGQKPEINLAGHCNPASNGCQGVGAGIKNCQSKGIKVLLSIGGGAGNYGLSSDADANSVADYLWNNFLGGQSNSRPLGSAVLDGIDFDIEKGGPHYDALARRLSDYGKRGKKIYLSAAPQCPFPDQYLNGALSTGLFDYVWVQFYNNPQCEFTTSNPNAFKNSWNKWTSSIKAGQFFVGLPASRQAAGSGFVNPNDLKNQVLPFVKGSPKYGGVMLYDKFNDDKSGYSSQIRGSV